The genome window TACGGTGGTTGGGCTAATGTGGAGGACTCGTGCGGTATCCCGAATACCACTGCCGTTGACTGCCATATCGCTAATCTTCTGCTTAACGTCTGGCAAATATCTTTGATAAGCGTATTGCAAGAGGAAAGTAGAACGGGGGCAATCGGTATTGCCGCACTTGTATCGTTGTTTTCCTTTTGATGACTTTCCGTGTTTAACGATGTTAGTGCAATTACAACTAGGACAGTGGATGGGTTCTCGAACCATTGGCAGACTTAAGGTAATTAGGTTACCTTTGATTGTGCCTTAAATCCACAGGTCTGGAACACCACCAATATTACCCAACCCCTCTGTGGGAACCTCTCTTCTTCCCCACAGCCCTGGTCTGGTGTGCTTTGCCCTGAGCTTGTGCATCGTTTCTTATTCCCCACTTGGCGTGCTCTTCGAGATACCCGAAGGGGTCGCTTCGAGATATCCGCCAGGGGGCGATTGTGTGCTTTGCCCATCGGTTGTGTGAGATCACCGATGCTTTGCCCTATTTCATTGCCACTTCGTGATTAACTTCAGCAGTTCCCCAATTGAGAGCAACCCTTGAAAGGGGCATTCTAGCGAGGATAGAGCCACATTGAGCGATTGACCCGATTCAACATCCTCAAGTTGTCTGAGATTACACTTATCCCAGATATTGGTCAATTATTGGGGATAAGATTTTGAGAGATAAGCATAATTGCTTATCCTAAGTTGCACCAGATCCACCTGTTCCATTCCCCTTCTCTCGCGCTTTAATCGAAAGAGCAGGGGTTTGTCTATCCCATCCCATTTCTCACTGAGCACTATGAAACGCCCAATTGTCCCAGATCCCATCATTGTGTCCCTCATTGGTGGCAAGGAGGTTGCCAATGCCCCTGTTGCTGAAGTTCGATCTCCTACTGATCTCAGGCAAACTAAAGTGGACGAGTTTATCGCTGCGCGATCGCTCAAACCCAAAAGCCAGCAAGCCTATCGGCGAGATTTGCAGTATTTCATGGACTGGACGGAACAAGCCTGGGCAACAGTCACTCGCAGGCAAGTGGCACAGTTTAAGCAGTCTCTTGTGCAGGAGCGGAAACTGGCTCCTAATTCGGTCAACCGCATCCTGAGAACCCTCAAAACCTTTTATAAATGGATGCTGGAGTCAGAATATATCTCCACTGACCCGACGACTGGAATCAAGCAGGAGACAGTACCCCAAGCTCAATCCCAGGAACTTGAGGATGAGGAGGTGGAGCAGATTTATAGAGCGATCGCAGAGATTAGTTGTGATCCGGTACGCGATCGCGCCCTATTCTCGGTATTGCTGCATGGTTTGCGGGCGGAAGAGGCTATCAACCTCAATTTCGAGGATTACGACGGACAACAGGTCACCGTTCGAGAAGCAAAACACGACAGTGTGGGGGAAGTGCCATTAATGCGGCAAGCACGGGCTGATT of Oscillatoria sp. FACHB-1407 contains these proteins:
- a CDS encoding IS1 family transposase, which produces MVREPIHCPSCNCTNIVKHGKSSKGKQRYKCGNTDCPRSTFLLQYAYQRYLPDVKQKISDMAVNGSGIRDTARVLHISPTTV
- a CDS encoding tyrosine-type recombinase/integrase; translation: MKRPIVPDPIIVSLIGGKEVANAPVAEVRSPTDLRQTKVDEFIAARSLKPKSQQAYRRDLQYFMDWTEQAWATVTRRQVAQFKQSLVQERKLAPNSVNRILRTLKTFYKWMLESEYISTDPTTGIKQETVPQAQSQELEDEEVEQIYRAIAEISCDPVRDRALFSVLLHGLRAEEAINLNFEDYDGQQVTVREAKHDSVGEVPLMRQARADLDAYVQQRHSQAVKIGQDITAQSPLFVSNSNRSRGKRLTYWGVQEVMNQLAEHTGINLHAHRGRHTFCTNLIVKLEMDTALAMELSRHRDIRSFRRYTNRKNQLAAKRAFLKATDQLEQGQ